The genomic DNA TTCAATGTCTGGTTATCTTTGCTGCAGCCTAGGTGGTAACTGGAAAAGGGACACAGGAGCCCTCTGGGTTGCTGGTAATGTTCTGGTTTTTTATCAGGGTTCGAGTTACACAGATTTGTTCACTTTGTAAAAATTATAATCTATATCTTTGGGATTTTTGTGCTTttccgtgtgtgtatgtgtacgtgtgtgtgtgtgtatgtgtacgtgtgtgtgtgtgtgtgtatgtgcacacacagtttctcagtcgtgtctgactcagtcccagggactgtaggccaccaggctcctctctccacgggattttctaggcaaaaatcctggagtgggtcgccatttcctactccagggaatcttcccaacccagagataggaCCCACATCTCCCgccttggcagacagattcttgtGCCACAGGAAGCCCCCTTTCTGTGTGTATATTATACCTAAAATAACTCCACAGACTCTACAGACCACCACATTGGCCCTCTATGTACATCTGAGCCCATctatcctgccttcagtcctgcTACTGTGGGTGAACTGTCGTCCATGCTTCCAACAGAGACAGGCCCTTTCTCCTGTGTGCTACATAATGACCCTGTCTTCTTCACTAGGCTGTCACTCTGGCAAGCAACCCATCTCATTCCTGCATCTTTTCCTCTAAACTAGATCTTTCTCATCAACCGACAAATATGCTATCACTTTTCTAATTTTTAGGACAAACTGCTCTTAACCTGccatcattttacttttattctcCTTCTCTTGCCTTAAAGCAAAACTCAAAACATTTATCTATACTGGCCAAAGCCAGATTTGCTCTAACATTCTCTCTGAACCACCTCCAATCATATTCTCACCTCCAAACACCACAAAAAAATTGATCTTATCAAGGCCAGCTCTACGTTGTTAAATCCAATAGTTCTGTCTTCGTTCTCATCTTAAGCGATTTTCAGTGGCTTGGGGCACAGTCGTCAACTTCCTCATTCCCGAGTCGCTTTCTCCTTTACACTTCCAGAACCCTGCACGGCCAGTGGCTTTCCTTCTACCTCCCCAGCTGCTTCCCTCCAACTCTTCTTCTGTTGGTTCTTCCTTATCTCCGTAACTTCTGCATTTTAGAAGGCCCTCAGAACTCATCTGGGAGGCTCTTTTCTAGTTCTCTTCACTCCTTGGGGGCTCTCATCCCATTCCATGGCTTTGTATGATAAATAAACGGAGGAGCCCCAGGTTAAGTGCCTCCAGTCCAGACCTCTCTCCTGAACCCAGACTCCTGTCACAGTCATCCCCTCGGCATCTGTTCTCAGATGTCTAATAGGCATCGTCAATTTTATATCTTCAAAGTCAAACCCATGGTCTTCCCCTAAACAGCCACTCTTTCACAGTGTGCCTGTCTTGGTCCATGGTAGCCCTGTCCTCCTAAACTTAACACCTGAACAAAACCACTGGAGTCATCCCTGACGGCTCCACTGATCCTCATAAGCAAACTGCCTTTGTCCGCAAACTCTCATATTGAACCTTCAAAACATTCCCAGGATCTGACCACTTTGGCCATTTCTCCTGCTGCTAGCCGGGTCCTCGCCACTGCTGCTAGTGCTGGGATCAGCACGCTGGCCTCTACGCTAGCCTCCtggccccacccccgcctcccagCCAACCAGCCTGTCCTCAGTGCAGCATTCAAGTGTTAGATCCTGTCAGCCTCTGCTCGAAACCTTCCAGCGGCCTTTAATCTCTCTCAGAGAAGACAAGTCCACCCAATGGGTCACAGAGGCCGTCAGGATACACCCTCTTCCCCTGTATTCTTAAGTCTTCAcccctccctttcctctgctCCATTTACACCCGTTTCCTTGTTGTTCCTTAAACATGACAGGTGTGTTCCTGCAGTCTTTCCTCTTGGCCTAGAATGTTCTTCCCCCATTTATCCTCACTGGTCATTCCTTCATCTCCTTCAGATGTTTACTCAAATGTTacctttttcattaaaatgtaacCTCCCTGACCTGACCacactatttaaaattttcctcccCACTGGAAGGTCTCATTCACTCCCTTCAATTTCTCTCTAGTATTTGCCTcctaatatacatatatgttaactGTTTATAGGTGTTTTCCCACTAGTACGTGAACAACATTAGCATGCGAatctctgttttattgactacactatcCCTGGTGTCAAGAACAATGCCTAGTAAATAGTAAGAGCTTAATTaacatttgtggaatgaatgaatgagctatTTCACTGCTTGTCATACACTCAAAGCTTCATAGAGATGGGAACTCTATCTCTGTCACGACTGGCCAACTAAGGGAAAGAAGTCACAGTAGGTAGACTGAACTTCAGTTCAGCTGAAGTACTTAAGGCAGGCCATGAATTTAAttattctgtccatttttaattcaAATACTTGTTCTCCCCACATAAATTATATCATCTCTTTCCAAACAAGATTTCCAAactgccttttcttcctttcttaaattttcacaaaatcaAGAAAAGAGGGCATATTGCAATGGGCAGAGTGTGCAGCAAAAATATAGTGATTAAAACAACACTTATCAACAGTCCACAAATCAAAAGAGGAAATTCAAGCTTTCTAAAGGAATACACACACAGTTGCTCAATTCATCAATAGGATGTTTCCTTTCCAGAGATAAGGTATAGAAACAGatatgagagaaggaaaaatcaaCAGATGGGTTGGTTTAATTGTACAGTTTCTAAAATACACTAACCCAAGGAGGGCGAAATTTGACCCTTCTGATATGAAGACCTTGTGTTTGTTATTAAATAAAGAGCATTTCCTGTTCACCTGAATGTGTAATATTTCTAGAGGAAATGTCAATGCTTGGAGAATTTCAGCAACTTGTTCCCCCAAAACGATAAGTtcacattttaatctttttaatgtatttatataaagaCACATTTTTTCCCCACATGAAAATTTAAAGAGGAAGTTGACTATGAAGCCAAAGACCCAAGTTCTTTTTTCAGGACATGTGTACTTGGAAACTTTTCTGCCCCCTGGCAGCCCCCTCAGAGGGGGACCAAGGACATTCGAAAGGCTAATAGGTGGAGAGGTCTACAGTCATTGGTGCTAAGGACAGACCTTACAGGGCTCACTGCAGAGCAACTGACTACTCACCAGTCATCTCCATGATGAGAGCAAGGTGACAAGGACCCTGCGACAGTACAGGTAAGCTGGTGGTGGCACTGCCCATTTTCAAAGGAATACAGCCTTACAGAAGCAGTCACTAACCTAGAAAAGTCACTGTGCCAGACACAGTCATAGCTATGTCAGAGTACATGGAATGCTGGGGAAGCTGATTGTGAGAACACTCGATGAACTGActcaaaatcagaaaggaagaacacAGGCTCATTGCACGATCCAATTAtacgagtgagtgagtgagtgaaagttgctcagttgtgttccaactctttgtgaccccgtggactatacagtccatggaattctctaggccagaatactggagtgggtggcctttcccttctccaggagatcttcccaacccagggatcaaacccagatctcccacattgcaggcagatgctttaaccagttgagccacaagggaagcctaagagtactggagtgggtggcctttctcttctctagcggatcttcccaacctagggatctaaccggggtctccctcattgcaggcggattctttaccaactgagccatcagggaagccccagattatACAGACTGGTGTGTAAATCACTTTTCCAGAATGTACTGTAAGCAGAAAACCAGTTCTACCATATACAGGATATGCTTATCTGTTTACAAAGGATCACTGCCTCATCACAGAAGAATATAACTTGCAGCTAATTGCCTTCTGATAAAGTGAGATCTCCCTAtaactcaaacagtaaagaatctgcctgtgatgcaggagaccagggtttgatccctgggttggaaagatcctcaggagaagggaatggcaatccactccagtattcttgcctggagaatcctatggacaggggagcctggcgggttaccgtccgtggggtcgcaaagagtccaacatgactaagcaactaataaCAACCTGATAATTATCTCTGGAGCTTTAGAAAAGAAACTGTTTCACTGGGTAACATTTGTTGGGTAGGTGACCAGAAGGCTGAGGCAGAGAAGACAcgtacaacacacacacacacaactgtctCCCACCCAAGGAAATGTATAAACCACAAAATCAGTGACCATTCCATTCACATACCTAAAGAAGAGTTTTGACTCCAGAGACATAAAGTTGGAGTGACCAGACCTAGTGTATTCTTGTTATCTAAATAATCCTTAATACTACAGGACACCCACCCCCCGCCAACTAAAATGAGTTCCAGTTTTGACAGTAAATTATATGATGACCTTACCTAATGGATGCTACAATCGTTGTTATGAAACATTAAGCTTTGGCTGTGAAGCTTGCAAAATTAGTGCTGTAATTTTCCTGTAAGGATTTGGATGGTCACATTGGTTAAATCACCCTGGCTTTTTTATTGGCAATGTTAACAAAACAAGGGGAGCATTCTTGTGCATCGGCCATTTATACAGCCTGCCATTATCACTAGGGAATAATGGTGATTCTCTTGCTGGCTACTGAGGATTTTGAATGTCACCAAGAGTTATGAGAAAAAGTCTCatggttttatttctggcttactagaccaaaaaaaaaaaaaaaaagaggtagagATTTTAATCAGAAGCTATTTATTAAGTTAATAGTATAAAACAGAAGGCCTTCTGTCCATCAAAAAGTCCCCTCCCCACTACCAAGCCTAGAATTATTAGGAATGGGCACCTCCAGAGAGTGGAAAACTCAATACCAATTCAACTGAATTGGGAGGGTCTCCTCCCACACTTACCCAGACAGCTGGTTCTTATTATGAACTCAGTGATAAAGTGCATGAAGGAGCTATTGGAAGTGGGCTGAGTCAGTGTTCCCCCAGGGAAGTAGTCTGCAGGTCAGCATATCTACTCTCCACACTCCAAAAGCCGCCCTCTGACCCTGGGGGATGCCATGAATTCCACAGCCCCCGTCCCCCACCCTAAACAGTACCAGCATGCCCTGGCCCTGTTGGCACATGTCCCTGGCCCTCGGGTATCAATCTGCCCACAGTACAGCTCAAAGTTCAGTCCCATAGATGGCCTTATGGCGTAAATACTCTTCTAAGCACTGCAGGACGTTATCATCCACCCTTGGGTCAAACTTGTTTGCCAAGAGGTGATGGTTCTGGAGAATCCAGTGCAGGTCCCCAGCCCCATAAATGCAGATGGCCCGCTGATGGATTCCCGAGCAGGGTGCATAAGGTGCCCCCATGCTGACATCTCCCTCGTGGTCCTGCCACTTGACCAGCCTGGCGATGGCAGTCATGTCTGAGATGTGATACTTGGGGTGGTAGGGAACAGAGCCAGGCATCCATGGAGCACGCTGAAGGGTGGCCCAGAGGTGTTCGTCGGGGCTATAGGTGTCTTTGACCCATTCAATCAGTCTTTGGGATTTGGGGTTCTCTAAGACATGTTGGACAAAGGCTCGAGAAGCCACAAAATAGGCATTCCCAGTGAACATAGGTAAATTATCAGGGGGAGGGTCCTTCATCTTGCTGGTTAGGGACAGTCTGTCTGTCACCTCGTAGCGGTATTTCCAGCGAGTTTTTTTGTACTCAGAAGGTATCTCagactccatactgttcttcccATTCAACATCTTGAGGGCCAGGACCATCTCGGCATTGGTCTTTATGGGGAAGTCTGTCCCGCATGTATTCAGTAAGTATTTCCATGGCACCGAGCTCTGGAGCAAGTCTTCCATACAGTTCAGGTCGGCCTGCACTCTGGACCAGGAGGCATAAACCACGGGGACCAACTTACTGGCCATGAAGACATTGGGGAAGCAGGAAATAATGGCCTTGACTGCCTCTTTGAAAGTTTCTGGGGACTTCACATCCACATGGACACAGTATATGTTCTGAGGGGCATACACAGCTCGCAGCAGCCGTTCAAAGTTTTCAATCTTCTCATGCACCACCATCGAGTATGCAATGGGGAAGTCTAGCTCTTCTTTGCTCAGTGGGAACTGTATGAACTTCCTTTGGGCCTTAAACTGCTCACAGTCCCTGGTTATGTTGAGGTAATAGGTGTCAGTGAAAGGCAACCGCTTCTTCTTGACTTCCAGGTTGTCCAGGAGAGCCTGGACCACTGCTTCCTGGTCCCCTCGTGTGATCCCAGAACAGTTGATGGATCTCTTTGCTGGCAGCTTCAGGTTCTTGTACAAAACGTCCCTACAACGCTGACTTTGGAAGTCCCTGGACTCCAGATCCAAGGAATCTACATCACATTTCAACCTGAGAGAAAGCCTCAGAGCAACAACAGCCAGCAGCATATAGCAGCCCAGGGCCCACAGATGATGCCCCCGGCAGAGCTTCTTCTTCCACCCAGTCATCTTCATGGGATGGGAGGTCAGTAGAGTTTGGGTACAGGGAAGGTGGAGGAGGAGATCCTTGGACAGAACAAAATGCCTTTAGTTACAAACTAATCCGGAATATCCTCAATGAACATCAAGTTCAACTCCAGAGTGATGGCAAAGATAGATTTCTTCTCTAGACAAATATCCTCAGTCAAGTCCTGCCTAGGACCCTTGTGGATGGAGATCTGTAACCTGACGCTGCAAACCAGCTGATCATGCTGGGACTGGAGTTAGGACCCGGCTCCACCTCCACccgggagagagaaaaggaagcaacCCTGGGTACCTGCTGCTGTGGAGGAATACTGAGTAAGAGGAAGTCCCCACCCTTTATTCCAAGGAAGAGAGGACTTCTGCCTACACCTTACCACCCTGTGTCTAAAATAGCTTTTATCTGGAGGACAGAATTTGTGATTGGTCTAGACAGAAAAGACAGGAAGTTCACACTCTCACCTTCAGTTCTAGAAACCCAAAGTTCTTCTAAAAGATACAGTTCACTTCTTGGTCTTATTTGACAGTTCATATTTTAGATGCTTTCACCACACATAATTCACTGGTTATATatagcatctgctgctgctgctgctaagtcgcctcagtcgtgtccgactctgtgcgaccccatagacggcagcctaccaggctcccccgtccctgggattctccaggcaagaacactggagtgggttgccatttccttctccaatgcattaaagtgaaaagtgaaagtaaagtggcttagtcgtgcccgactcttagtgaccccatggactgcagcctaccaggctccttcatccatgggattttccaggcaagagtactggagtgggctgccattgccttctccggatataGCATCTAGCCATGCTTTAAGAAAATGCTCTTAAACAAGTACAAAAAATTGAACATAATTCCAAAAATACATTATAGTCATTCATATAGATAACTCTCCGTTGACTCAGATTTATCATCtatccagggactttcctggtggtccagtagttaagacttcacgcTTCAAAGGCAgtgggtgcaggttcaatccctggttgtagaactaatatcccacatgctgcatagtgaggccaaaaataaatgaataaaatatatccacacaaatggagaagggaatggcagcccactccagctttctgagtcagaaatatttctttatgtCGTCCCCTTGGATCTTCACAACATGCTTAAAACACAGTATTATTAGACCTCTTTCatagagaggaaaacagaagctAAATAACTTGCCAAATATCACATACTTATAAAAAGCAAATCTGGGACTCATCCATATTCCCTTgtccccgtgtgtgtgtgtgtgtctgtgtgtgtgtctgtgtgtctgtgtctgtgtgtgtgtctgtgtgtctgtgtgtgtgtctgcgtctgTGTCtgcgtctgtgtgtctgtgtctgtgtgtgtgtatctgtgtctgtaaGCTTGATTCTTGTTCCTCCACCAtagttacattttaaatacaataCAGGGTACTTAGAAACTGctatgtaaaaaaataaacaaggtcctaccatacagtacagggaactatattcaatatcctgtgacaaaacataatgaaaaagaatatgaaaagtatGTCAATTTAAATGTCTATTTGAATCACTAGGATACTTAGTACCAAAGAAAACCAGATACTGTAGAGGGGAAGAAACTCCTAAAAggtgagaaagagaaacaaaatgtgaCATACCCTTCCAGCAATAACTCTTTTCCCTTACCACAATCTCCTTTGATGCATGATTGTATCCACTTGAGGAATAACTTACGGAAATCTAAGAGGGAGGAAAAatgaacaataaagaaaactCACCTTTAATCGCTTCTGTCCTATTTAGGGAAGATCTATTGCCACAGTGTGTTTCTTTTTCCAAGGGTCGGGTTCTGTGGAAGTGAACATGAGCATCATATCTCCTGGTCTCCTTTCAGCCTCTCCAGAATACGTTTTCTAACTTCCATAGGACATCCAAGAGACTGTGGCAGTTTCCTCCTTAATCTCTGTAAAGAGCAGCAGGTGCCTCCGTCACTCGCCCAGCTTCCTGCTCTCAGATAAGAGAGCAAGCTCAGATATATCATTCAGGATCATATTTGCAAGAACAAGTCACCAAGGGAGGTGAGCAAGCAGGAAAAAATGCTGGCAATGTCTGAGAAGGCAAGCAGCTATTTGATCCAGAACAGTCCAGTTTGTACCCATGCTCTCCTGCTGTAAAATCATTTGTAACAACCTGTCAATACTCATGCAAGAACCTGaaagcttttttccccctaacaAGGAACCATGAAAAGATACCGGTGCGCCCTTGCCTTCTTTTGACCTGGAGATCAGAGGTCACTCCTCTTATGTTCCCTGAAGACTCCCTGAATTTCACTGAAGACTGAAGCAATAAAAATGACCTTCAAagttgtttcttttgttgttttatttgaaGGGGAAAAGTAAAGCAAAAACCAGAGTTTGTTCTTTCATGGCAACtgctcaaaaaaacaaacaaaaaatccattTGCCTTTCCATGACTGTTAATAATCTTTAGGCTGTAGGAATATCCTTGAGATTCCAAATTGTAGATCTCCCTCACTAATGTCTGAGACTCTAGGATTCTTGGCAGTCTGAACAAAGGATAACACCAAGAGAGTCCCATAGATGGTTTTGGCAATACAGTATGAAAAATGCCTCCTTCCAAACTGCTGGCAGGGACCTTGCTGACaggttcttccctggtggtccagtggttaacactatGACCTCCCAaagtagggggcacaggttcaatttctaggtagggaactaagatcctcatATGCCACacccaagagaaaacaaaaaactgctcACATTGCTTGCCACTCTTTGTCTCTCTCACCCTCAAGTCACTCCTCCAAAAATGCAGCATTCCTCACCAAATGTTTGAAATAgcaaatttaatattaataatttcataGAAAGAATTTAACTAGGTATcaagtaagtaagtgaaagtcggGGGAGGGATCGAAATGCTAAATTATTAGGGAAGAAGCaattaccagagaaggcaatagcacccccgctccaatactcttgcctggaaaatcccatggacggaggagcctggtaggctgcagtccatggggtcgctaagagtcgggcacgactaagagacttcacttttacttttcactttcacacattggtgaaggaaatggcaaccgactcctgtggtcttgcctggagaatcccagggacaggggagcctggtgggctgccgtctatggggtcgcacagggtcagacatgactgaagcgacttagcagcagcagcaattgctGGAAGTAGGCTGGAAGGAGGGAGATACTTAGGAACTGTTTACTTGAGAATTTGGGAAGAGGGGTGCCAGTAAGGAGCAACTCAGACCTCTGAGATGGGAACCCTAAAGCAGATGGTGCCTGGGTCACTGAGCTCAGAGGAGATCCTCTTCGCCTGAGATCCAGACCTCTCCTGAAGAGCCTGGTGTCTCTGTCCTTCCGTTACTGTTAACTGGATTCAGCGCAGGCACATAAAGGAATGGCCACAGCGAGGTTAAAGGGAGTTTCCATGGTGATGCTCACATAAGCAATgtacagagaaaaacaacaggaaGTTCCGCCTCCAGCCTCCCTCCAGCGCCCCCTATTGGCAGAGTGTAACAGGGGGCGCTGATAAGCACTAACATGATTTGCAGACTCCCCCATTCCACATAACAAAGGTGAGTCCAGAAGGGCAGGCTTCGTGTAAAGACAACAGTGTAATATCCGGGATGAGTTAGTGCTGCCTTCCTTCTACAAGAATTGTTTACGCAGCCCCCAGTAAAGCATCAGGATAGGTCTTTTCCTTTTGGGGAACCTCCTCTGCCTGTttatggagacttccctggtgggctagtggtaaagatgtaagagacgtgggttcgatccttgggtcgggaagatcttctgaagaagggaatggcaacccactctagtatatcttgcctggagaatcccatggacagaggagcctggcgggctgcagtctatagagttgcagagtcagaggcgacaagcaacttagcacgcactaCCAGTTTCTGACTACAGATGAGGACGAACCATCGGCAAGCATCCATATGGAGCCATATGCGCCCCCTCTCGCCCCCTCCCCGCCATCAGCTCTTGTCTGCTGCCGGCTTTGGTCACTGTGAGGCGAAAACAATTAAAGGATAACACTTCAGTATCTGGATATAGCAAAATCTTTCTAATTTGCTTTATATCTTTCTTTGCTTTGATGACCTCCTCAAAGTCCCACCAtcttgcccatttaaaaaaaaaaatcacagaatctCTCAATAGAGATATatcttaaatatttgatttttaaagtaaccTAAACAGGAATCCACTTTTATAATATATGCTAATAGAACATTAACAAATTGTGGATATATTTTGTTAAGATAGTCTACATATTAGCAACACGAAGTGGCTCCTAGTTATGGGCATACCTGGGTTTTGGCAGGAGAGATCTAGCtctgaatcctggctctgttactttctagctgtgtgaccactGGCCAATTCTTTAATCCCTCTGTGTGTCAACGACTTCCTTTATATAGATGGGGCTATATATACAATACCCATTTTATTgaattgttgtgaagattaagcaAGATAACATacaagagacagaggagcctggtgttctgcagtccatagggttgcaaagagttggataccacttatccactgaacaacaacaaccgtGAGCAGCTTGGCTTTAAAGCTGGCATATCAGCCCCTTGGTGAAGGTTACTGTTAGGTAGTCTCCAATGGGGCCTAGTTTTATAGCTCAAGGAGGGTACAAATAGTGTTCTTTAACTGGATCAAGGGAAAATGCTGATGCTGGTGATGTGGCTAGACAGGGAGATCAGGGAGGAGACCTGGAATTTGCCCCTTCTCTGTGCTCTTCATGTAAGTGGTCAGTATTAGCACTGCAGGGAGGAGGGGTAGGTGTAAGCTGGCCCCAGGGAAATGcaggagagaaaacagaaaggctGGAGAGAGACACAGGAAGATCAGGAGCCAGGCAACCCGCAGAGATCACAATACAGCAGATTCCACACCTTAAGTCCGTGCTGGCCTTGAAGAGAAAGTTCAGCAACTGGCAAGAGGGAGGAACAGGGGACTgccccgtggttaagaatctgccttgcaatgcaggggacacaggttccatccgtgactgggtaactaagatcccacatgccgtcaGGCAACTAAGGCTGTGTACCACAATTACTGaggccctgtgccacaactagaaagtctgAGCAACACAAGGAAGATCCCcagtgccacaactgagacccaatacagacaataaaatgaataaataaatattaaaaaaaaaagaagggagaaagagccCAGTCTCATAGTGCCTGGCGACCAAGCAAGTTTCAAGGCAGGAGCCCAGACCTAGGAAATTAATCCCTTCATGTGGGTTTCTTTTAGCCTTGTTGAGATACAATAAAGCCTGGGGACAAAGATATTTTCAAGTCCCAAACAATGAAACTGATGagggccctggtggctcagtggtaaagaattcacctgtcaatgcaggagacacaggttcgacccctctATCAGGAAGAcctcttggaggagggaatggcaac from Ovis aries strain OAR_USU_Benz2616 breed Rambouillet chromosome 7, ARS-UI_Ramb_v3.0, whole genome shotgun sequence includes the following:
- the GCNT3 gene encoding beta-1,3-galactosyl-O-glycosyl-glycoprotein beta-1,6-N-acetylglucosaminyltransferase 3, with the translated sequence MKMTGWKKKLCRGHHLWALGCYMLLAVVALRLSLRLKCDVDSLDLESRDFQSQRCRDVLYKNLKLPAKRSINCSGITRGDQEAVVQALLDNLEVKKKRLPFTDTYYLNITRDCEQFKAQRKFIQFPLSKEELDFPIAYSMVVHEKIENFERLLRAVYAPQNIYCVHVDVKSPETFKEAVKAIISCFPNVFMASKLVPVVYASWSRVQADLNCMEDLLQSSVPWKYLLNTCGTDFPIKTNAEMVLALKMLNGKNSMESEIPSEYKKTRWKYRYEVTDRLSLTSKMKDPPPDNLPMFTGNAYFVASRAFVQHVLENPKSQRLIEWVKDTYSPDEHLWATLQRAPWMPGSVPYHPKYHISDMTAIARLVKWQDHEGDVSMGAPYAPCSGIHQRAICIYGAGDLHWILQNHHLLANKFDPRVDDNVLQCLEEYLRHKAIYGTEL